Genomic DNA from Haloplanus sp. HW8-1:
TTTGACGCTCGGCGCCCAACCCCTGCCTATGCGACTGGCGATCATCAGCGACACGCACGTCCCCGCCCGCGCGACGGGAATCCCGGACTGGGTTCGCGAACGCGCCGACGCCGCGGACCACGTGATCCACGCCGGCGACTTCGAGACGCCGGCCGTCGTCGACGAGGTTCGCTCGCTGGCCGACGGATCGTTCACGGGCGTCCGAGGCAACGTCGACCCCGCGGGCGTCGACCTCCCGGCCGTGGCGACCGTCGAACGCGGCGGCGTCGTGTTCGTGGTCACCCACGGCACCGGCGACCGGATCGGATACGAGGACCGCGTCGCCGCCGCCGTCGACGAACACGGCGGCGACGTGGGAATCGCTGGCCACACTCACGAGCACCTCGATACGGTCCACGACGGAGTGCGCCTCCTGAATCCGGGGTCGGCGACCGGCGCCGCCCCCGCCACCGAGACGACGATGCTGACGATTACCGTTGCCGACGGCGACTTTGACGTGACGCTCCACCGCGGGGAGTGACCCGGTCGTCCCCGCCCGTGGCGCGGCGCTTTTCACCGCCGGAC
This window encodes:
- a CDS encoding metallophosphoesterase family protein, which produces MRLAIISDTHVPARATGIPDWVRERADAADHVIHAGDFETPAVVDEVRSLADGSFTGVRGNVDPAGVDLPAVATVERGGVVFVVTHGTGDRIGYEDRVAAAVDEHGGDVGIAGHTHEHLDTVHDGVRLLNPGSATGAAPATETTMLTITVADGDFDVTLHRGE